A window of Silurus meridionalis isolate SWU-2019-XX chromosome 28, ASM1480568v1, whole genome shotgun sequence contains these coding sequences:
- the cfap97 gene encoding cilia- and flagella-associated protein 97, which yields MYSPKELEGEVDHSFFDSDCDASEAQSEKPVHREKEDRDGTDEKFPDQSECSQIEKKVERHEELEKEKPGLEDQSSLDLKGGSDPKGQSRFKMADIFERKKKTEEETEDGKTSPLSHSDMSGSDLSDDSSRVSSEDDDDIHKNEDDDQRRQRNRAKKSGRKLFGFLRRHSSSSSSRERSPTPPGQDPADQKQRRQTSERIESDDTVTDVTPLSSPDVSPQQAFDLAPTTSTDPTLHVPPADTLDTAHEQHLVANTDDKKSVVLSMSRQMDSVLLVSSPVGSRRTVGSGQRKNYSFTSAEVRRIERENHRLLHELSRSSACFSSHAARRSSAPSSRLYHSGLNRMRDQERIQRENTALLKRLESVKATPGMSRSEQLTDFQRQAGYLRTPLFHIRPASGRTSKSSASPRRSRSEPVKPSTAPRPVKDMIF from the exons ATGTACAGCCCAAAAGAGCTAGAAGGCGAAGTAGATCATTCGTTCTTCGACAGCGACTGTGACGCGAGTGAAGCCCAGTCAGAGAAGCCCGTCCACCGGGAGAAGGAGGATAGGGACGGCACTGATGAGAAGTTTCCCGACCAATCCGAATGCTCTCAAATAGAGAAAAAAGTCGAGAGGCATGAAGAGTTGGAAAAAGAGAAGCCCGGACTCGAGGATCAGAGCAGCTTAGATTTAAAGGGTGGTTCTGATCCTAAAGGCCAAAGTAGATTTAAAATGGCAGACATTTTTGAACGGAAGAAAAAGACTGAAGAAGAAACGGAAGATGGAAAAACCTCGCCGCTTTCTCACTCCGACATGTCTGGATCAGACCTATCGGATGATTCGTCCAGGGTCAGCTCGGAAGACGACGACGACATTCACAAAAACGAGGATGACGACCAGAGACGTCAGAGGAACCGCGCCAAAAAGTCCGGACGCAAACTCTTCGGTTTTCTCCGTCGCCATTCGTCATCGTCCAGTAGTAGAGAGAGAAGCCCCACCCCACCCGGCCAGGACCCCGCTGATCAGAAGCAAAGGCGCCAAACCTCCGAAAGAATCGAATCTGATGATACAGTAACAGACGTTACACCTTTATCCTCTCCGGATGTTAGTCCCCAACAGGCATTCGACCTGGCTCCGACCACTTCCACCGATCCAACCCTACATGTCCCACCAGCGGACACTTTGGACACCGCTCATGAACAGCACCTGGTTGCAAATACAGACGACAAGAAATCCG TGGTTTTGAGCATGAGCAGGCAGATGGACAGCGTGCTGCTTGTGTCCAGTCCGGTCGGCAGCAGAAGGACCGTGGGGAGCGGTCAGCGTAAGAACTACTCGTTCACCAGCGCCGAGGTGCGACGCATCGAACGTGAGAACCACCGGCTCCTGCACGAGCTCTCGCGCTCCTCCGCTTGTTTTTCCTCTCACGCCGCCCGACGCTCTTCTGCGCCGTCCTCCCGCCTGTATCACAGCGGCCTCAACAGGATGCGCGATCAAGAGCGCATCCAGCGGGAGAACACG GCCTTACTAAAGCGCTTGGAGTCAGTAAAGGCAACTCCAGGAATGTCCCGTTCAGAACAGCTAACAGATTTCCAGCGCCAAGCCGGATACCTCAGAACACCTTTGTTTCACATCAGACCTGCATCAg GAAGAACATCCAAAAGTTCAGCCAGTCCTCGCCGAAGCAGATCCGAACCTGTGAAACCCAGCACGGCTCCGCGGCCAGTCAAAGACATGATCTTTTAG
- the slc25a4 gene encoding ADP/ATP translocase 1 yields MAEGVVSFLKDFLAGGVAAAISKTAVAPIERVKLLLQVQHASKQITAEMQYKGIMDCVVRIPKEQGFLSFWRGNLANVIRYFPTQALNFAFKDKYKKLFLGGVDKHTQFWRYFAGNLASGGAAGATSLCFVYPLDFARTRLAADIGKGAAEREFTGLGNCLTKIFKSDGIRGLYLGFNVSVQGIIIYRAAYFGIYDTAKGMLPDPKNTHIIISWMIAQTVTAVSGIISYPFDTVRRRMMMQSGRKGADIMYKGTVDCWKKITKDEGPKAFFKGAWSNVIRGMGGAFVLVLYDEIKKYT; encoded by the exons ATGGCTGAAGGGGTCGTCAGCTTCTTAAAGGACTTCCTGGCGGGTGGAGTGGCAGCAGCTATCTCCAAAACTGCCGTGGCGCCCATCGAGAGGGTCAAACTGCTGCTGCAG GTCCAGCATGCCAGCAAACAGATCACAGCCGAGATGCAGTACAAAGGCATCATGGACTGTGTGGTGAGGATTCCCAAGGAGCAAGGCTTCCTGAGTTTCTGGCGTGGCAACCTGGCCAACGTGATCAGGTACTTCCCGACTCAGGCTCTCAACTTCGCCTTCAAGGACAAGTACAAAAAGCTGTTCCTCGGCGGCGTTGACAAGCACACTCAGTTCTGGCGCTACTTCGCTGGCAACCTGGCATCCGGTGGCGCCGCCGGTGCCACGTCACTCTGCTTTGTGTATCCACTGGACTTCGCTAGGACCAGGCTGGCTGCCGATATCGGCAAAGGTGCTGCTGAGAGAGAGTTCACCGGCCTGGGCAACTGCCTTACCAAGATCTTCAAGTCAGATGGCATCCGGGGGCTCTACCTCGGTTTTAATGTGTCTGTCCAGGGGATCATTATCTACAGAGCTGCCTACTTCGGGATCTACGACACTGCTAAAG GCATGCTCCCAGACCCtaagaacacacacatcatcatcagctGGATGATTGCCCAGACGGTCACTGCTGTTTCTGGTATCATCTCCTATCCTTTCGACACGGTCAGACGTCGTATGATGATGCAGTCAGGTCGCAAAGGAG CCGACATCATGTACAAGGGCACAGTGGACTGCTGGAAGAAGATCACCAAGGATGAAGGACCTAAGGCTTTCTTTAAGGGCGCCTGGTCGAATGTGATCAGAGGAATGGGTGGTGCTTTCGTGCTTGTGCTCTACGACGAGATCAAGAAGTACACATAA